The following are encoded in a window of Psychrobacter sp. P11F6 genomic DNA:
- the tmk gene encoding dTMP kinase: MSASIQDHVSQIFQSQASQPKASNDINDIALNQGRFISFEGTEGVGKTTAIEQLCTRLDDNNIAYLHTREPGGSPFAERLRAILLDPATDINDDTELLLLFAARCDHMQQVILPALQRGTWVICDRFTDSTIAYQGFGRAHGDAVVRAKIESLIEQFVPQLPELTLWLDLPVLEGMTRANKRSAADRFEQQATEFFTWVHKGFNTLATQHPERIQRIDASGTADEVGARVWQTVQGRVDVS, encoded by the coding sequence ATGTCAGCATCTATACAAGACCATGTATCTCAAATATTCCAGTCGCAAGCAAGTCAGCCCAAAGCAAGCAATGACATCAATGATATCGCACTCAATCAAGGGCGCTTTATTAGTTTTGAAGGTACTGAGGGCGTAGGCAAAACGACTGCCATTGAGCAGCTGTGCACACGCTTAGACGATAACAATATTGCGTATCTGCATACCCGTGAGCCGGGTGGTAGCCCGTTTGCAGAACGTTTGCGCGCTATATTATTGGACCCTGCGACCGACATCAATGATGATACAGAGCTATTGCTACTATTTGCGGCGCGCTGCGATCATATGCAGCAAGTGATTTTGCCAGCGTTACAACGTGGGACGTGGGTAATATGCGATCGTTTTACCGATTCTACCATTGCTTATCAGGGCTTTGGGCGGGCACATGGCGATGCGGTGGTACGAGCCAAAATTGAATCACTTATCGAGCAGTTTGTGCCGCAACTACCTGAGCTGACATTGTGGCTGGATTTGCCCGTATTAGAAGGTATGACACGCGCTAATAAACGTAGCGCCGCTGATAGATTTGAGCAGCAAGCGACCGAGTTTTTTACTTGGGTGCATAAAGGCTTTAACACGCTGGCGACTCAGCACCCCGAACGGATACAGCGCATTGACGCATCAGGCACAGCCGATGAGGTGGGCGCGCGAGTATGGCAGACGGTACAAGGCAGAGTTGATGTTTCGTAA
- a CDS encoding PepSY domain-containing protein, which produces MKTLKPFSFKTVISTGLAVALLGTTVGCAVVGPGYDNYPVYGGNDDYGNADYNRISQKLRADLRRKGYQVMDIKSDNYRGNRIMTAYAKKNNQAYELKYTYPDLKLISSNKKAWSNVWQDDRYDNDHYNKDKYKNNGKHKNNKHYKNDDIEDSIKRDSRYPAIKQRAINKIQGMGYRVKDIELEEKNGRGVFEIEAKRGSQEYEIRLGYPNLNVIKIEKD; this is translated from the coding sequence ATGAAAACTCTAAAGCCTTTCTCATTTAAGACCGTTATATCTACTGGTCTTGCGGTTGCATTATTGGGTACTACAGTTGGGTGTGCCGTCGTCGGTCCAGGGTATGATAATTACCCAGTATATGGTGGTAATGATGATTATGGTAACGCTGACTACAACCGTATTAGTCAAAAGCTACGCGCTGATCTGCGCCGTAAAGGCTATCAGGTTATGGATATCAAATCCGATAACTACCGTGGCAATCGCATAATGACCGCTTATGCCAAAAAGAACAACCAAGCATACGAGCTAAAATACACGTATCCCGATCTAAAACTGATTAGCTCAAATAAAAAAGCTTGGTCTAATGTTTGGCAAGACGATAGATATGACAATGACCATTACAACAAAGACAAATATAAAAATAATGGCAAGCATAAGAATAATAAGCACTATAAAAATGATGATATCGAAGATAGCATTAAAAGAGACTCGCGTTATCCAGCAATTAAGCAACGTGCAATCAATAAAATACAAGGCATGGGCTATCGGGTCAAAGACATTGAGTTGGAAGAAAAAAACGGACGCGGCGTGTTCGAGATTGAAGCCAAGCGCGGCTCGCAAGAATATGAAATACGACTTGGTTACCCAAATTTAAATGTGATTAAGATTGAAAAAGACTAG
- a CDS encoding short-chain fatty acid transporter gives MKGITRFSNSLMEKYLPDPFLFVIILTLVIFVMGLGLTDSSPVQMVAFWGEGFWALLAFSMQMVLVLVTGFVLASSPIFKKGLGKLASFASSPGSAIILVTLVSLAASWINWGFGLVIGALFAKELAKRVENVDYRLLIASAYSGFIIWHAGFSGSIPLSIATAGHPFVDKIGVIPTSATIFASYNLIIVAALVIIVPLLNRLMMPKKEDTITVDPKLLVDPIPEDLPAKSDMTPAERLENSWILSMVIGVLGIAFIVYYFAQNGFALTLDLVNFMFLFLGIIFHGTPRKYLIAVQEAVKGAGAIIVQFPFYAGIMGMMTASGLAGVMSEAFVNVSTAETLPLFAFLSAGLVNFFVPSGGGQWAVQAPIMLEAAEMLGSDPSRVAMAVAWGDAWTNMIQPFWALPALAIAGLKAKDIMGFCVIVLIVSGVVIGLGLLFL, from the coding sequence ATGAAAGGGATTACACGCTTCTCGAATAGCTTGATGGAAAAATATTTACCAGATCCATTTCTGTTCGTCATTATTTTAACCTTGGTTATTTTTGTAATGGGCTTAGGTTTAACCGACTCTTCACCGGTACAGATGGTGGCGTTTTGGGGTGAAGGCTTCTGGGCTTTGCTGGCATTCTCAATGCAAATGGTGTTGGTGCTAGTAACTGGTTTTGTATTAGCAAGCAGCCCCATATTTAAAAAAGGGCTGGGTAAACTTGCCAGTTTCGCAAGCTCGCCAGGTAGTGCGATTATACTGGTCACCTTAGTATCGCTTGCAGCAAGCTGGATTAATTGGGGATTTGGCTTGGTCATTGGGGCATTATTTGCCAAAGAGCTGGCGAAGCGTGTCGAAAATGTCGATTACCGTTTATTGATTGCCAGCGCCTATTCTGGATTTATCATTTGGCATGCCGGATTCTCTGGGTCGATTCCATTATCCATTGCAACAGCAGGCCATCCCTTCGTTGATAAAATCGGTGTTATTCCAACAAGTGCGACCATCTTTGCTAGCTATAACCTAATTATCGTCGCAGCATTGGTTATTATCGTCCCTTTATTAAACCGTCTGATGATGCCAAAAAAAGAAGATACGATTACGGTAGATCCAAAACTTCTAGTAGATCCTATCCCTGAGGATCTGCCAGCCAAATCGGATATGACACCAGCAGAACGCTTAGAAAACAGCTGGATTTTATCAATGGTCATTGGCGTATTGGGCATCGCCTTTATCGTGTATTATTTCGCACAGAACGGTTTTGCTCTAACGCTCGACTTGGTTAACTTTATGTTCTTGTTTCTTGGTATTATATTTCACGGTACACCTCGCAAGTATTTGATTGCAGTTCAAGAAGCGGTTAAAGGTGCAGGCGCTATCATCGTCCAATTTCCTTTTTATGCAGGCATTATGGGAATGATGACAGCTTCGGGGTTGGCAGGTGTGATGTCAGAAGCGTTTGTCAACGTTTCAACAGCGGAGACGCTACCACTTTTTGCTTTCCTCAGTGCAGGACTCGTCAACTTTTTTGTTCCTTCAGGTGGTGGACAATGGGCAGTACAAGCACCAATCATGTTAGAAGCGGCGGAAATGTTGGGTAGTGATCCGTCACGAGTTGCTATGGCTGTAGCATGGGGTGATGCTTGGACAAATATGATTCAGCCATTTTGGGCATTACCAGCACTGGCGATCGCAGGTCTAAAAGCCAAAGATATCATGGGTTTTTGTGTCATCGTGCTGATTGTCAGTGGTGTTGTGATTGGTTTAGGACTCTTGTTTTTATAA
- a CDS encoding YqfO family protein codes for MYKLTVFIPDTALEQVKSALFSAGAGTIGNYEQCCWQVQGTGQFRPLAGSNPNIGAHDRLETVEEWRVEMVAADADIKQVVEALKQAHPYETPAYDVIEVLDF; via the coding sequence ATGTATAAACTGACCGTTTTTATTCCAGATACAGCATTAGAGCAGGTAAAGTCCGCTTTATTTTCGGCGGGCGCTGGGACAATTGGCAATTATGAACAGTGCTGTTGGCAAGTGCAGGGGACAGGGCAATTTAGGCCACTGGCAGGCAGTAATCCGAATATTGGAGCACATGATCGACTGGAAACCGTTGAGGAATGGCGGGTAGAAATGGTAGCGGCTGATGCTGATATTAAACAGGTAGTCGAGGCGTTAAAGCAGGCGCATCCTTATGAAACGCCCGCCTATGATGTGATTGAAGTATTAGATTTTTAG
- a CDS encoding Do family serine endopeptidase: MVTGVTATAMASAQAVVTTADFSELVQQVTPAVARVNVTKTVSEAELAQAQTAELLRQFFGDRLRIPDQAATPAIEHAYGTAFFVTADGYMLTNHHVVEGADKITVTLNDRTELDATLVGSDERSDVAVLKVSGNQFPALPIGDSNALKVGEPVLAIGSPFGFDYSASAGIVSAKSRSFSRDTSVPFIQTDVALNPGNSGGPLFNQRGEVIGINSRIFSGTGGYMGLSFSIPIDAAMDIYEQLKTDGEVVRAYLGIYPQDIDRNLAEAYNLDRPQGALLTRVSPDSPAQKAGLKPGDIILQYNEVQIMRASDLLNLLNRAKPSDSFRAQIQRNGKQMTISGKLTYAPNDVRAQGGDQQNDEVQLGLRLRNLTADEQAEIAVDNTTGILVTTVDPTGLAARSGLLAGDVITNFHQKPIKKVTDFSSAISSLPKKGVVTIEIIRQGIPAIIGLRIE, from the coding sequence ATGGTTACTGGCGTCACTGCCACCGCCATGGCGAGCGCTCAAGCTGTCGTCACCACGGCGGATTTTTCTGAATTAGTACAGCAAGTTACCCCAGCCGTTGCCCGCGTAAATGTCACCAAGACCGTCAGCGAGGCTGAGCTTGCCCAAGCCCAAACAGCCGAATTGTTGCGGCAGTTCTTTGGTGATCGTTTACGTATTCCTGATCAGGCTGCCACGCCAGCAATTGAGCATGCTTATGGCACGGCTTTTTTTGTCACAGCCGATGGTTATATGCTAACCAACCATCATGTGGTGGAGGGCGCTGATAAAATCACTGTTACTCTTAACGATAGAACGGAGCTTGATGCAACCTTGGTTGGTAGTGATGAGCGCTCTGATGTGGCAGTGCTAAAAGTCTCGGGCAACCAATTTCCCGCTTTGCCTATCGGCGACTCGAATGCTCTGAAAGTAGGGGAGCCAGTACTAGCTATTGGTTCGCCATTTGGTTTTGATTACTCAGCATCGGCGGGCATTGTCAGTGCTAAATCACGCAGTTTTTCACGCGATACCAGCGTGCCATTTATCCAAACAGACGTGGCATTGAACCCTGGTAACTCAGGCGGTCCACTATTTAATCAGCGCGGTGAAGTGATTGGTATTAATTCGCGTATCTTTAGTGGTACAGGTGGTTACATGGGTCTGTCGTTTTCCATTCCGATTGATGCGGCGATGGATATTTACGAGCAGCTAAAAACCGATGGCGAAGTGGTGCGTGCTTATTTAGGTATTTATCCGCAAGACATCGATCGCAATTTAGCAGAAGCTTATAATCTAGATCGTCCTCAAGGTGCGCTACTGACAAGAGTATCACCAGACTCACCTGCACAAAAAGCTGGTCTAAAACCTGGCGATATCATTTTGCAATATAATGAAGTGCAAATTATGCGCGCCTCAGATTTATTAAACTTGCTCAATCGTGCCAAACCGAGCGATAGCTTCCGCGCACAGATTCAGCGTAATGGTAAGCAGATGACCATCAGCGGCAAACTCACTTATGCGCCCAATGATGTGAGAGCACAAGGCGGCGATCAGCAGAATGATGAGGTGCAGTTAGGCTTGCGTTTACGTAACTTGACCGCCGATGAGCAAGCAGAAATCGCAGTGGATAATACGACAGGTATTTTGGTCACCACAGTTGACCCAACGGGATTGGCGGCGCGTTCAGGTCTGTTGGCAGGTGATGTGATTACCAATTTTCACCAAAAGCCGATTAAAAAGGTCACGGATTTTTCAAGCGCAATTTCGTCATTGCCCAAAAAAGGCGTAGTGACCATTGAAATTATTCGTCAAGGTATTCCCGCGATTATTGGTTTACGTATTGAGTAA
- a CDS encoding TetR/AcrR family transcriptional regulator, which yields MNVLDSVSATKPETKRELAKAKTRHTLLKSALQLYSVEGAFGMSMNKIAKGAGIAQPSFYNHFDSLDALQQVLGEQLKDNYLSPMRMAWVDMLKDYLTLSKEGFNERCQECLTLIFDTAFQNITLFQRLLEDSLRFDSNIERNGLGSLIIEIREEWTKIFIAGLQSAECSFDESDIHLCVDITAAQVHELILGCHQQRYSRQQAIEMLCKNFDGLFNSFFAKDKRRVDG from the coding sequence GTGAATGTACTTGATAGTGTAAGTGCTACAAAACCGGAAACAAAACGAGAGCTGGCAAAGGCGAAAACGCGTCATACGTTACTAAAAAGTGCCTTGCAGCTGTATAGCGTAGAGGGCGCTTTTGGTATGAGTATGAATAAAATCGCGAAAGGCGCAGGTATTGCTCAGCCAAGTTTTTATAATCATTTTGATAGTTTAGATGCGTTGCAGCAGGTGTTAGGCGAGCAACTTAAAGACAACTATTTATCGCCAATGCGCATGGCGTGGGTAGATATGCTTAAAGACTATCTAACACTGTCTAAAGAGGGTTTCAATGAGCGTTGTCAGGAATGTCTAACATTGATTTTTGATACCGCCTTTCAAAACATCACTTTATTTCAGCGTTTGCTCGAAGACAGTCTGCGCTTTGATTCAAACATAGAACGTAACGGGTTGGGAAGTCTAATCATAGAGATAAGAGAAGAATGGACTAAAATATTTATAGCGGGATTGCAGTCAGCTGAGTGCTCTTTTGACGAATCTGACATTCATCTCTGTGTCGATATCACTGCCGCCCAAGTACATGAATTGATATTGGGATGTCATCAACAGCGTTATTCACGGCAGCAAGCCATTGAGATGTTGTGCAAAAACTTTGATGGACTTTTTAACAGTTTTTTCGCCAAAGACAAGCGCAGAGTAGATGGCTAG
- the purC gene encoding phosphoribosylaminoimidazolesuccinocarboxamide synthase — MQKQQLLYKGKAKSVYETEDNDLLILHFRDDTSALDGKRIEQLARKGVVNNRFNAFIMQKLADAGIETHFEKQLSEDEVLVKRLDMIPVECVVRNFAAGSLVRRLGLEEGQALTPPTYELFYKDDALGDPMVNESLAVSLGWATEAQLARMEELTHQVNEVLNALFEAGDLILVDFKLEFGVFHDRIVLGDEFSPDGCRIWDKTTKKKLDKDRFRQSLGDVIEAYEEVANRIGVPLS; from the coding sequence ATGCAAAAGCAACAACTGCTGTATAAAGGCAAAGCCAAATCTGTCTATGAAACTGAAGATAATGATCTTTTGATTCTACATTTCCGTGATGATACTTCAGCGCTTGATGGCAAGCGTATTGAACAGTTAGCCCGCAAAGGCGTCGTCAATAATCGTTTTAATGCTTTCATCATGCAAAAATTGGCTGATGCTGGTATCGAAACGCATTTTGAAAAGCAATTGTCTGAAGATGAAGTATTGGTCAAGCGTTTGGATATGATTCCGGTTGAGTGCGTGGTGCGTAACTTTGCTGCGGGCAGTTTGGTGCGTCGTTTAGGCTTAGAAGAAGGGCAAGCATTGACGCCACCTACTTATGAGCTGTTTTATAAAGATGATGCGCTGGGTGATCCAATGGTCAATGAGTCACTTGCTGTGTCTCTTGGCTGGGCAACCGAAGCACAACTGGCAAGAATGGAAGAGCTGACTCATCAAGTAAATGAAGTGTTAAATGCGTTATTCGAAGCAGGTGATTTGATACTGGTTGATTTCAAACTAGAATTTGGTGTGTTCCATGACCGTATCGTCTTAGGGGATGAGTTTTCACCAGATGGCTGCCGTATTTGGGACAAGACGACTAAGAAGAAGCTGGATAAAGACCGCTTCCGTCAATCATTAGGCGATGTCATTGAAGCTTATGAAGAAGTGGCTAACCGTATTGGTGTACCATTAAGCTAG
- a CDS encoding DNA-3-methyladenine glycosylase → MSTSQTSTAQPTILAPSWFTRPTCVVAADLIGKVLCRKLLDTDGTPKILRMRISETEAYIGAGDPACHSHAGSRTPRTEIMYEQGGVFYVYLTYGVHHMLNLISGAIDSPESVLIRAGFLAEDSDCLRDEQLLSLDQQLIHPKQFAGPGKLTKCLQIDRDLYGKSIHPASAVWIEEDGCKPPVSLRPRIGIDYAGEAKEWLLRYIWTDHPSLSKK, encoded by the coding sequence ATGTCAACGTCTCAAACTTCCACGGCGCAGCCTACTATTTTAGCGCCATCATGGTTTACTCGACCAACCTGTGTGGTCGCTGCTGACTTAATAGGTAAAGTGCTGTGTAGAAAGCTGTTAGATACGGATGGCACGCCTAAAATACTACGTATGCGTATCTCAGAAACCGAAGCTTACATCGGTGCGGGCGATCCCGCTTGTCATTCACATGCAGGCAGCCGAACGCCGCGCACTGAAATCATGTATGAGCAAGGTGGTGTTTTTTACGTGTATTTGACTTATGGCGTCCATCATATGCTCAATTTAATCAGTGGTGCTATCGACTCCCCTGAGTCGGTGCTGATACGTGCGGGGTTTTTAGCAGAAGATAGTGACTGCTTGCGAGATGAGCAATTATTGAGCTTAGATCAACAACTGATTCATCCCAAACAGTTCGCTGGTCCCGGTAAGCTGACTAAGTGTTTACAAATCGACCGTGACTTGTATGGCAAATCTATTCATCCAGCATCAGCCGTTTGGATAGAAGAAGACGGCTGCAAGCCGCCAGTATCGCTGCGTCCACGGATTGGCATTGATTATGCGGGCGAGGCAAAAGAGTGGTTATTACGCTACATTTGGACTGACCATCCTTCGTTATCCAAAAAATAA
- the dapA gene encoding 4-hydroxy-tetrahydrodipicolinate synthase, whose amino-acid sequence MSTAYDEIKTRLQGSMVALVTPMHPDGTVDYKRLADLIDWQIEQGTHCLVAVGTTGESATLSMQEHSDVIRYFVQHVKGRVPVIAGTGANNTMEAIKLTQDAADAGADCALLVAPYYNKPPQEGLYQHYKAIARAVNIPQMLYNVPGRTVVDIAQETVERLADIDNIVAIKDATGSIARGEQLIKAVGDRIVVLSGDDGTALDLMQFGGKGNISVTANVAPKAMSETFTAALRGDFDAAHKVHDVVKHLHRDLFIESSPIPAKYALHKMGMIDTGIRLPLVWLAEQHHATIDEALVRANLL is encoded by the coding sequence ATGAGCACAGCATACGACGAGATCAAAACCCGACTACAAGGCTCAATGGTAGCCTTGGTAACGCCCATGCATCCTGACGGCACGGTCGATTATAAACGTCTGGCGGATCTCATAGATTGGCAGATTGAGCAAGGCACGCATTGTCTCGTTGCCGTTGGTACTACTGGCGAGTCAGCGACATTATCTATGCAAGAGCACAGCGATGTCATTCGCTACTTTGTTCAGCATGTCAAAGGTCGTGTACCAGTGATTGCTGGAACAGGTGCCAATAATACGATGGAAGCCATTAAGCTGACCCAAGATGCTGCCGACGCTGGTGCAGATTGTGCGCTATTGGTTGCGCCTTATTATAACAAGCCGCCACAAGAAGGCTTATACCAACATTATAAGGCTATCGCGCGCGCGGTGAATATCCCGCAGATGCTTTACAATGTGCCAGGACGTACGGTCGTTGATATTGCACAAGAGACCGTAGAACGTCTGGCTGATATCGATAATATCGTCGCGATTAAAGATGCCACAGGCTCTATCGCTCGCGGTGAGCAATTGATCAAAGCAGTGGGCGATAGAATCGTCGTGCTATCTGGTGATGACGGTACGGCGCTTGATTTGATGCAATTCGGTGGTAAAGGTAATATCTCAGTCACTGCCAACGTCGCCCCAAAAGCGATGAGCGAGACTTTTACAGCGGCGCTTCGTGGTGATTTTGACGCGGCTCATAAAGTCCATGATGTGGTCAAGCATTTACACCGTGACTTGTTCATTGAGTCAAGTCCTATCCCAGCCAAATATGCGCTTCATAAAATGGGTATGATAGATACTGGTATTCGTCTGCCTTTGGTATGGTTGGCTGAACAACATCATGCCACTATTGATGAAGCCTTGGTGCGTGCGAACTTATTATAA
- a CDS encoding cation:proton antiporter encodes MDTALLLSGVVGIGIAAQWLAWYLKQPSILFLLLIGIIVGPVLGVFDPDLVLGELMFPFISLGVAIILFEGSLTLEFDEIKQHGTVVQMLVSVGVLITIAIVALSTYLLFDVDPLIALLFGALVCVTGPTVIMPLLRSVRPNKTISNILKWEGIIIDPIGAIAVVLVYEYIISGGEASSILLFAKIVVLATAMGMAGAWLLAFLMRRHMIPEFLRNVFTLAFVLVLFSVSNHLEHESGLLTVTVLGVALANWPKFPRDTILEFNESLTILLISVLFIILAARVELESLLSVGFAGLVLLAIVMFVARPLSVWASSIGSNLKTNEKLMISWIGPRGIVAAAISSLFAIRLQEYDIQGVELLVPLVFMVIIGTVMIQGLGAKIVGNLLGVREPETNGILIVGSNPIALLVATSLKDQGFDVIVAHNNYTNIARARMSGLRTYFGNPISDHADHHLDLIGIGRLFAMSMDKEMNTLSEIHYRHEFGERKLYRLKFSDEKVKSERDDKQGNFHSQWLFGKDVTYTKLASMLSKKARIKITNITDSYSFEQYKADNKQFVPLYTIDKEGKLHVITDKFDGIVPRDRKLISLVVEDEVQPKPVDVTPKQEQARLAADANFESSSKAPEKRKEKELSDDSVDATGQSTATDSDSAKEIIAEQKITEQRVAEQNADTEVSNHSSSSAGTKTTPDTLNDKVITSKDKSIDVVNKGVISANSTATSKAIPKNKVSNNNSTNGNGNAPKTKKGALDPNRLPDSGQDNTTNASFDGDITKGDITKDNINKDNVQ; translated from the coding sequence ATGGATACCGCCCTATTATTATCTGGCGTGGTTGGGATTGGCATTGCTGCCCAATGGTTGGCTTGGTATTTAAAGCAACCGTCCATTTTATTTTTATTACTGATTGGCATTATCGTGGGCCCAGTGCTGGGAGTCTTCGATCCTGACTTGGTTCTGGGAGAGCTGATGTTCCCCTTCATCTCTTTGGGCGTGGCGATTATCCTATTTGAAGGCTCGCTGACGTTAGAGTTTGACGAGATTAAACAGCATGGCACCGTGGTGCAAATGCTGGTGTCGGTCGGTGTACTTATCACCATTGCTATCGTGGCGTTATCGACTTATCTCTTATTCGATGTCGATCCACTGATTGCTTTGCTGTTCGGTGCGCTCGTGTGCGTCACGGGTCCAACGGTGATTATGCCGCTATTACGTAGTGTGCGTCCCAATAAGACGATCTCTAATATCCTCAAATGGGAAGGTATCATCATTGACCCAATCGGCGCTATTGCCGTGGTTTTGGTCTATGAATACATCATCTCAGGCGGCGAAGCCAGCAGTATCTTATTGTTTGCCAAAATCGTGGTATTAGCGACAGCGATGGGTATGGCAGGCGCTTGGCTGCTTGCCTTCTTGATGCGTCGGCATATGATTCCTGAATTTTTACGCAATGTCTTTACGCTCGCTTTTGTCTTGGTGTTATTTTCAGTATCGAACCATTTAGAGCATGAATCTGGGCTATTGACAGTCACCGTGTTGGGCGTGGCATTGGCGAACTGGCCAAAATTCCCACGCGATACGATTTTAGAGTTCAATGAATCTTTAACCATCCTTCTTATCTCTGTGCTGTTTATTATCCTTGCAGCACGTGTAGAGCTGGAAAGCTTACTTAGCGTGGGTTTCGCAGGTCTGGTGTTACTTGCTATCGTCATGTTTGTGGCGCGACCCTTATCCGTTTGGGCATCGTCTATTGGCTCAAACTTAAAGACCAATGAAAAGCTGATGATTAGTTGGATTGGGCCACGTGGTATCGTCGCTGCGGCTATTTCATCGTTGTTTGCGATTCGTCTGCAAGAGTACGATATTCAAGGTGTTGAGCTGCTCGTACCGTTAGTATTCATGGTCATCATTGGTACGGTCATGATTCAGGGCTTGGGGGCGAAAATAGTCGGCAACTTGCTGGGCGTCCGTGAGCCTGAGACCAATGGCATTCTTATCGTCGGCTCAAATCCCATTGCGCTTTTGGTAGCAACTTCTCTAAAAGACCAAGGCTTTGATGTCATCGTCGCACACAATAACTATACCAATATTGCCCGCGCACGCATGAGCGGTCTACGTACTTATTTTGGCAATCCCATCTCTGATCATGCCGATCATCATCTTGACCTGATCGGTATCGGTCGTCTGTTTGCCATGAGTATGGACAAAGAGATGAATACCTTATCTGAGATTCATTATCGTCATGAATTTGGTGAGCGCAAATTGTACCGTCTCAAGTTCAGCGACGAAAAGGTCAAAAGCGAGCGCGATGATAAGCAAGGCAACTTCCACTCGCAGTGGCTGTTTGGCAAAGACGTCACCTATACCAAACTTGCCAGCATGCTGTCGAAAAAAGCCCGTATCAAGATTACCAATATCACCGACAGCTACAGCTTTGAGCAATACAAAGCCGACAATAAGCAATTCGTGCCGCTGTATACAATCGACAAAGAAGGCAAGCTACACGTCATTACCGATAAGTTTGATGGCATCGTGCCACGCGATCGCAAGCTCATCTCACTGGTAGTGGAAGATGAAGTACAGCCAAAACCTGTCGACGTGACACCTAAACAAGAGCAGGCGCGACTGGCAGCTGATGCTAACTTTGAGTCCAGCTCAAAAGCACCTGAAAAGCGTAAAGAAAAAGAGCTGAGCGATGATAGTGTTGATGCAACAGGACAATCCACTGCCACTGATAGCGACAGCGCTAAAGAAATAATTGCTGAGCAGAAAATCACTGAGCAGAGAGTCGCTGAGCAAAATGCAGATACTGAGGTATCAAACCATTCAAGCAGCAGTGCTGGAACTAAAACCACGCCAGACACCTTGAATGACAAAGTAATAACGTCAAAAGATAAGTCTATTGACGTCGTTAATAAAGGCGTCATATCAGCCAACTCGACAGCGACTTCGAAGGCAATTCCTAAAAATAAGGTGTCTAACAATAATAGTACGAATGGTAATGGCAACGCACCTAAAACTAAGAAGGGCGCGCTTGATCCAAATCGTCTACCCGACTCTGGTCAAGATAATACAACCAATGCAAGCTTCGATGGCGATATTACTAAAGGCGATATCACTAAAGACAATATTAACAAAGACAATGTTCAATAA
- a CDS encoding CsbD family protein, whose product MNEHTLKGEWNQIKGSVKQKWADLTDDDLLHVEGSRDKLVGKVQERYGHSKDDAEREVDAWRTEHKY is encoded by the coding sequence ATGAACGAACATACTCTAAAAGGTGAATGGAACCAAATAAAAGGCTCAGTAAAGCAAAAATGGGCTGATCTTACTGATGATGATTTATTACACGTTGAAGGTAGCCGTGATAAATTGGTCGGAAAAGTTCAAGAACGTTATGGTCATAGCAAAGATGATGCTGAACGTGAAGTAGATGCATGGCGTACTGAACATAAATACTAA